A stretch of the Rosa rugosa chromosome 5, drRosRugo1.1, whole genome shotgun sequence genome encodes the following:
- the LOC133711230 gene encoding zinc finger BED domain-containing protein RICESLEEPER 1-like: MSRVPLSDAEAAEQEERFQRALAEYIADPDTPPNLLEGVGFRRFLEVLNPRFKPNFKEVGSEFCKIYKERKAGVKEFLGKFDGMISLSVEILRHENPSNGFCPDDYLCLSAHFVDEKWKLQKWVLHSRGLMLKEDLGPSAVLYDDDDWGVFRWLEEFGIEKKISTLAMINDDVGYDQLVGCVKNHIQEKKGIQLNDQLFRVYCFEEMIATMVQGAFNKIKKIVDKLSFLCGFVSITPVWNVTNSHLKEALELWSAGEYSSVDTDVVPTPEEWKKVEGVCKIVDSIYEVSNALFQAKQLTANVYLYHLHELHEILTQASVDSDSFVNTVVKGMLKAFDRYWDKMFLLLGISAALDPRFKMKYVEFASSKVKGPDGSSQAAAVLGAFDKLFDEYALRVSEKVNCTSESSASVSDSEGATPRHVNHTFSVLQDYEKFTQLKGYLEEPVLPWSKDFDVLAWWSTAGTKYPILCKIARDFLAIPVMLATSHQAFSTGPRPADRNMVHMKPNTLHAFMCARSWSPRQ; this comes from the coding sequence ATGTCTAGGGTTCCATTAAGTGATGCTGAGGCAGCTGAGCAAGAGGAAAGATTTCAGAGGGCACTTGCTGAGTACATTGCTGATCCAGACACTCCACCTAACCTTCTTGAAGGCGTTGGATTTAGAAGATTTTTGGAGGTGCTTAACCCGCGGTTTAAGCCTAATTTCAAAGAGGTTGGGAGTGAATTCTGCAAAATCTATAAGGAAAGGAAAGCGGGAGTTAAGGAATTCTTGGGAAAATTTGATGGAATGATTAGCTTGTCGGTGGAGATATTGAGGCATGAAAATCCTAGTAACGGCTTCTGTCCTGATGATTACTTGTGCCTCTCTGCTCATTTTGTTGATGAGAAGTGGAAACTGCAAAAGTGGGTGCTTCACTCTCGTGGTCTTATGCTTAAGGAGGATTTGGGCCCGTCTGCTGTTCTTTATGACGATGATGATTGGGGTGTTTTTAGGTGGCTTGAGGAGTTTGGCATTGAGAAGAAGATATCCACACTCGCTATGATTAATGATGATGTTGGCTACGATCAATTGGTTGGGTGCGTGAAGAATCACATTCAAGAAAAGAAGGGAATCCAACTTAATGATCAGTTGTTTCGTGTGTATTGTTTTGAGGAAATGATAGCCACAATGGTGCAGGGTGCATTTAAcaagattaaaaaaatagttGACAAGCTATCTTTCTTGTGTGGTTTTGTATCTATAACTCCTGTGTGGAATGTGACAAATTCCCATCTAAAAGAAGCTCTGGAGTTATGGTCAGCGGGAGAATACTCTTCAGTTGACACTGATGTTGTACCCACCCCTGAGGAATGGAAGAAAGTTGAAGGAGTTTGTAAGATCGTAGACAGCATATATGAAGTGTCAAATGCTTTATTTCAAGCAAAGCAACTGACTGCTAATGTTTATCTTTATCACCTACATGAGCTTCATGAAATTCTGACCCAAGCATCGGTTGACTCTGATAGTTTTGTTAATACAGTAGTTAAGGGTATGTTGAAAGCTTTTGACAGGTATTGGGATAAAATGTTCTTGCTGTTAGGAATATCTGCAGCTCTGGATCCTCGGTTTAAAATGAAATACGTCGAATTTGCTTCTTCCAAAGTCAAGGGGCCGGATGGAAGCTCACAAGCTGCAGCTGTATTGGGGGCCTTTGACAAACTATTTGATGAATATGCACTCCGTGTTTCTGAAAAAGTGAACTGCACAAGTGAATCATCTGCTTCTGTATCTGATTCTGAAGGGGCTACTCCAAGACATGTGAATCATACATTTAGTGTGTTACAAGACTACGAGAAGTTCACTCAATTGAAAGGCTATCTGGAAGAACCCGTCTTACCTTGGAGTAAGGATTTTGATGTATTGGCTTGGTGGAGCACTGCAGGCACCAAGTATCCTATTCTTTGTAAGATTGCACGTGATTTTTTGGCCATTCCAGTTATGCTTGCAACTTCACATCAGGCATTCAGTACTGGACCAAGGCCAGCTGATAGAAATATGGTTCACATGAAGCCCAACACACTGCATGCCTTTATGTGTGCTCGGAGCTGGTCTCCTAGGCAGTGA